A stretch of DNA from Pongo abelii isolate AG06213 chromosome 10, NHGRI_mPonAbe1-v2.0_pri, whole genome shotgun sequence:
TCATTTCATTTGGTGTTTCACTGTATTGGTGACCTCAGTAATGGCATGATTATATTTTTCTGAGGCTGATTTGAACTCCACCAGATGCTTCTCATAACTTTTGATGGCTGCTTGAAGCTGTGTTTTTTCCACTGCTCCCAGGATGGCACGGACAATCATATCTATGCCAAGGCCAAGAACAGCAACTCCAATACTACCAAGGAGAGAAGCACCAATTTGAGCTAACACAGTGACCAACTTGTTAATTATGCCAGTTGTGACATTTGAGCCCACAAGTTTAACAGCGACTGCACTGGCTGCAGTTGTAGCTTCTCCCAGGATGACCGAAATAACCTTTTGCACTATTGCaattttctctgtttccttttccttaatATCCTGAAGTTTTCTATAGAGGGTTGGCTCTAGCTTATCTTTTAGTGCTTCATCAACCTTTTGCAATTCGTTTTGGATTTTCATAATGGCTTGGATGATGATATCACAGTTTTCTTTGATGGTCCCATCTCTTTTCATCTCAATGGAGGCCAGCCTGCACCCCAAGTGCATATTTAGAACCTCAGTCAACTTATTGGTGACATTGAAGCTGTCAGATAAGCAATCAAGGAGCTGCTGGTGAAGACGATTTACTTCTTGCCGCCTTTTTGGGTTCTCTGGGTAAAGGAAGTCACTTTGGGCCATATTTCCAATATgatcactgaaaaataaaatggtaaatttttacTGAAAGTCTTAAAAAATGTCTGCTAACTGCGTAGAAGGGACTAGGAAATCTTTTTCTTCATGCATAGCAAAGAAGCAAGATGCTGTCTAAGGATAATTCCTCAGAACACTcaacaagttttttttaaaagacagagtatcgctgtgtcacccaggctgatgtgcagtggtgcgatctcagctcactgcaacctctgcctcccaagtttagcaattctcctgcctcagcctccggagtagctgggattacaggcatacaccgccatgcccggctagatttttgtattttagtaaagacagggtttcactgtgttacccaggctggtctccaactcctgagctcaggcaatccacctgccttggcctcccaaagtgctaggattacaggcgtgagccactgtgtccgccCTCAGCAGGTTCTTTAAAACAGTTATTGTTATGAAATTTGGAGTCAGTGTATGGAAAATGTAGGCAACAGAATACAACCCTTTGATGGATAAATTAAGGTATTAGATTTTGTGGTGGTGAGAAATATTCATCGTTTGTCAAGCATCTGTTTATTAATAAGCATGATTATTTCTAGGTAATATTTAATAACTTTTATTTGAAACAGACCCCAATTTGAAATGCTTAGCTCTTGATTACTAGTGCTCCTTAGTTTCCCCAACCCCTAGTCACCCCGTTGATCACACCTACCAGACTGATTTCTCTAGCATTTGGAGTTAAACTCTAGTCAGGGCCAGATTAATATTAACATCTCTGAATTTAcagggctgttttttgtttttcaatacttggttattttaacttaaaatattcaaGTCACTTTATATTTCTCTACAGGcaagttatttgttttctaaacCTAAGGGATATCCAAAGGCAACATGTATATCATGCCAGAATCTTTAACAAATTTTTTCTTGTGATAAGAGTATATATTCAAGACTCTTTGGATTAAAATTTCATGTGGGGAGAAGGTAGGCACTATACAGGGCACAGTGTTAATcagagataatcatgtgattatTCTCCATTTGCAAAGCTTATAAATTAAGTTATTTAGAATAGTATTGCACTTGGGCAATATTAATACTAAATAGTATTGGGCAATATTAATACTAAATAGTATTGCACTTGGGCATTATTTAGATAAACTAGAGTGAACGTcagaaaaaaatgccattttacaaaagtattaaagaataaggggccgggcatggtggctcaggcctgtaatcccagcactttgggatgcccaggCAGGTgaataacttgaggccaggagttcaagaccagcctggccaacacggcgaaaccccatctctactaaaaatacaaaaattagttgggtgtggtggtgcatgcctgtaatcctagctactctggagactgaggcagaagaatcacttgaacctggaggtggagattgcagtgagccaagatggtgccactgcactccagcctgggcaacagagtgagactttgtctcaaaaaacaaacaaaaaaaaaagtactgagagTACAtcatagaatgaataaaataaacttgaCAAGAGACTTCAGTGTTTGTCCTTTTGGCCTATGGTACCTAACAGTCATGCTCTTCTGTGTTTATTTGGGTGAAAAATCTAAATTTGAGCCAGTAAGAGCACGATGCTACTCAATATGCATACTTTGAGTAGCCTTCCTATGTagctggtacttttttttttttttaattaaactcttgagagaaaagagagaaaaaatggagTTCTCTATCCATATCCATGTGGAATCGGCACAGTCTCTTTTTGAGTAAACAATATCATAGTTAATTTGGACCCTATGTCTTCTAGCGCTACAGTTCTTATTCTGCTTAAGGGGAACCTCAGAAGCATGGAATGTAggaatgaagatttttttctttcaagaaagtAAACCTGAAAATAACCTATCCTCCAAATCGTATGGATATAATTTGGCAAcggaaaagagaaaatttttctGAAATGGTTTAGGAACATAAATAACCATGTATGTTGTTAGATTTAGAAAAATGCACTGGAACCTCCTGGTAAAATAAACTACCATGGTCAGAAATTCATTTTTATCCTTGATTCAAATCcagcatacatacacatatatacaggcATGCACACGTGTAACAGACACACATTTCCACAAAACAATACTTAGAAAATTTTCTAATCCAATTCCCTTTAAAGAAATTGCTTGTTGATGATCCAGTAAATATTCTCTAAACTTACAATGGGTTGGAAACTGATTTGCTAAGCACAGATTTGgactttgaattttcttttttcttctagtaattttccGTTAAACGTTTGTCTTTTTTGACTCCCGGTTTTCAGATCTTATTATGAAGTGAAAACTCTAGTTTCTGACTGACAGGAGAAAAATAGCTATATTCCTATTCAGACAGTTAGGTGAGAGGAGTTTTCTTATCCTGAAAAAGTTCAAAATATCTCTAGCAGCTATCATATGCCATTATATGAAGGCATGGTTTCCAGAAAAGGTGGGTGGTTCTATCTACCTCAAGATAAACAAATGGAGAAATGAACCTTCCTCCTGGATGGGAGGCAGAATGCTTCCAAGTGGTCGGCTCCTTTCCAGTTAACTCATTGTTTTAGCACAACTTCACAAATTAATCGTAGAATTTATCTGAAAGACTGAACAGGTGagccttattttttttcagaaaataaaatagaattcttCTCCCCCCAGTATTAAAAcaccataaaaacaaaatagtaaacAGTATGGTACAGGTACAAGAGTCAGTGAATTGATGGAACAAATTAGTCCCCAAAGCAGACCCTTCTAtccatttaataataataaattgtagaatctcaaatcaataataatCGAAATTATTACTCCATAAATGGTCTTGAGTCATGGGCTAGACTTTGgagttaaaaattaataacaaaattgtTAGTGTAATATatgtagaaaattaaataatagctAGAAGAAAATGGATAATTTTCACATATCGGTATAGAGTAGGACTTCATAAGCctaaaaccaataaaaaaaagGCACATGCAAAAATTTGACTAACAAAGATGGCCAAtgtaaaaagaactgaaaacaagctggggaaaatgcaaaaaaagtattgttattattttcaaaaagcagTTCAATCTAATATATAAATAAGCAAACCACCCTGAACAGAGTACAAAAAAATAGTATCTAATAAAATGGTGGGAAAAGTTCAGTCTTACTAGAAATCAAAGTGTAAGACATTGTATGTTTTCAACTAGTAAAGTAatgtttttcctccttttaaGTAGTCTTGCTCTTGCACTTGCAGTCTTAGACTCTTTTTCGTGGGATCTAGACATCATGAACAAAGTTCATGACTTTGTTCCAATAACGAGTTTGGCTAAGAAACATTATGATGTGCTAAGAATTATGTTTCCCTTATAATGAAAAAGGACTTTTATTCTGAGTCAGACTTACCCTCCTAGCTTTTTTCcttgggtggggagtggggagggtttTCTCGTGCTAACATATCTTCAGCAGGCCTGCCACCATACTTGGTTAGGTATGTCTGAGTTCCAGTTCTGAATACAGCTCAAGGTTATTTCTACACCCCAAATGAGATAAGGAGCACTGGGGAATTAGGAAGAGGAGAGGTGGGGATTGAAGGTGAAACCATTGAATTGTGTTTTGAACAGGCGAAGTTTGAAGAGCTTAGTGAAGAAGGCAATTATTGATTCATTAACAATTCATCTAATAGGTTAGTACTTACCACGTGTAAGGTCATATGCCAGCACCACTCTGCAAAGCatataaagatgaaaaagacatGGTCCTTGCTTTTTTGGAATTTCTAATCTAGTTAGGAAGTTAAGACAGATTTATAACTATAATATCAAGTTGAAAGTAATATGTCATACAAAATTAAAGGTACACTTGGTATTTGACTTGTGCAAATTTGTTTTAAACAACCCAcactttaatatataatatattggcACTGTGGCCATGTGGAGACATTTAGTCATCTAGTAAGGTTAACAATTTGTAACCTTTCAAGTATTCTTAAATATGTGCTTGACAGTTGAGGAGAGGCTGGGCACCACATAGAGAACCATAGTTGGCAGTGTGCAGTATTTTCGCTATTGCCCTTAACAATTTAGTTCTGACTCCCAAAGTGATTACTCCACTCAGCAAAACAAAAGCCCTGCAATTATTTGGAGTCATCCTTCTTAAAGATTGTAGTTGTTACTCACGCAAGCTTCAAGTGATATTTTACAAACAACCCATAATATTGTGCCCGAGAGGAGTTCTGAGCCATATACTTTCTCCATCTTATTCCATTTTCATTGATGACCTGTCACTTTCAAAGATTGTGGCACCAACAGCAAGTTGTATATTTAATCCAGCTCTAATTAACTACACCTATTGTATGGTAAGTTTGAACTTTTACATAATTTGAATTATCACATGATGGTGTTTCCTGTCAGTAAAAAATTCCACTTGGGGAATTACCATACACTTTTGTACAGAGTTTAtgctatttgaatattttattgtagTTATCCATGAAATGGGTTCTGTAGTGCCCTGGAGCAGCCGATGGGGAATTGCTAGACAGCAGGTGGAGCTCTTGGTCTCTGGGACTCCCATTTTTCACCTGGGCCTTTGCTGGACTGGAGCAGCTGTGCTTTCTCTTGCTCTACACATTTGGGCTCTGGGTaggtaaaattttatttgatgagAGAGTTCTGTTGCTAAAACAAAGTTTGGAAATTTTtgacttgttattttatttaaaaatgacaaaaacatctGAAAGCGCTGATGTCGTTGGTCAGCACAccttaagaaatgaaaatggagacaaagGTTAGCTTGAGATGGATGCTTACTGCACCTaaccttgttaatttttttgaattgagAAGTCAACATTTAAGATTAAAGAGCATATAAGATATGGTAGAAATATGCTGATAATTGTATCTAAAAGTTAAGGTTTATTTAATGACATCATACAGTTGTTTTAGTTTTTCAGAAAAGGAACCAccttacaaaatgaaaatgtactgATCGTcatatgttcaaataaaactCTTCAGGATACTTTCGTGAATAACAGTAGTGCGTTGACTGTCAAGTGCTATTGAACTTAGAAATTAATATCAAAGTGATTAGAGAAAGCTTCATGGAGAATGCAATATATGATTTATACTTTGATAGGTGGTACATTATGGAGAAATTAAAAGTGAACAGTTtggtaaaacaattttttaatatatacttatTACCAGTAATAGATACACTTTTTTAAATAGAGGAGGAAAAACACCTATAAACCTACCATTTCacttttgatttttgttattccttttcaaaatttgtttataTGCATAAGTATCTTCACAAAGTTATCATAATagtataaataaaattcatcttaTATTCACTTAACATTTTCCcctatttatagttttaaaaatatttggccgggtgtggtggctcacgcctgtaatcggagcactttgggacgccgaggtgggcggatcacgaggtcaggagatcgaaaccatcttggctaacacgatgaaaccccgtctctactaaaaatacaaaaaattagctgggtgtggtggcgggcacctgtagtcccagctactcgggaggctgaggcaggagaatggcgtgaacctgggaggcggagcttgcagtgagccaagatcgcgccactgcactacggcctgggtgacagagcgagactccatctcaaaaaaaaaaaaaattattggtgaCGTATACTGTTCCCTACCTTTACCCTAGTTTAATAAATCTAAAATTGTTTCACTATCACAAATAATATTCTAATGAGCATTTTGATacccacagattttttttcctccattatcTGGATTATTTCCTCAGCATAAGTACCTAGAAGAATTACATAATTAGTGGCATAAGTCATgggaattaaatttttattacttttgataTGTATCGTAAATTGCattccaaataaatttttatagcaGGATACTGAGTATCCtgctataaaatttttataatttttattttagattcaggaggtacatacGCAAGTTTGTTCCCTGACTATACTGTGTGTTGCTGAGGTTTGGGTGTGagtgatcctgtcacccagatacTGAGTATAGTGCTGGTATCTTTCTAAGTCAAAGATAGTCCTGTTTAAATATTGTTGATTTGGGAAATGTAAGGTTAAATTTCAAAAAGAGAATTTCTTGCCTATTTGGAAATACATACTGAAAACAtttaagatgaaatgaaatggtcTCAGATTTGTTCACAAATAATCTGGAAAGAATAGTGGGGTAGAGTTATAGAGGAAAAAAGATTGGCcttgttttgataatttttaaagctgAGTTATGGGTACATGGGAGTTTATTATATTATTGTCTCCACTTCTGTGTATGTTTGAACTTTtcttataacaaataaaaaagaaagaaaaagaaaaacatgacccCGTCTAAACCTCTGATGTTTAGTCATTAGTGCTCTCTGAGGTTTTACATTTCTTCTTGGTGTCACTTTTCTTCACTGTCCAAACGGGATTTTGCCATCATGCACAGTTCCCTTATTTGGGAGCGTGGAAATAGGGTATAGGTAAAGTCAGGAGCTTTTCAGGAGAAAATAACAGCTTCTAACTAGTTCTGAGTCTCCTTTAATTCAAAAATCTGTGGcctttaattaaaacaaaaatcgaTCATGATGTGATGATATACTTTCTgacataaattcatttaaaaaatgtttctgacCAGAAAGAAGAATATTAAAGTCATTCATCAGCATTTATCAAGTGCTCACTGGTGAAGCCTCTACTGTATCCCTTGAGGCATTTGAAAAAGACAATGTTCCTTGCCCTGAAGACGATAACAGCCAGTTTGGAGACACACAGCAAATGCTCAGAGATATTTAGATATAACATAATTTATGAAGGAGTATAAGTACTATACATTAACCAgtattagattccacattcattctttcatagatAGGTACTGAGTGCCTATATTAATGACATAGAAGGAAATGTTACTATCCATATAAACTTCACACATTCACACAGGTATCATTTTATCCTTAATCCTTCTTAAAATTGATGTCTTTACTGCTTCTCTTCCACTCTAACTTAATCAGTCCTAGAAattgttaattttcttccttctctgctgTCTTCAGAGAAGGCACCAGGAAAGGTTCCTTCCAAATCACAAGGAACATGTCATGGGATCCTCTTATAACAAAGctgtttttttactttattttatttatggttaGGATTCAAGACTGACGGGCTAATTCAAATTCCTCCTACTACTGAGAAACAGTATTATATCAATACTAATAGAAATATCCATGTTGCTTACCTTGCTGTGTTTCTGAGTTCCGTGGTCCCAGCAGTTGTTTAGGAGTATTGTTAAAGTGCTTTTTCGTCTGGTTTCATCTGGATATTTCTGATGGAATGTGATGACTTACAGACTTTGCTAGTCTCTGCTGGGTCCCTCTGCCTGTCTGGTTTATAGGCTATTTCTACATGGCTTGGACCTCAGAATTCCTTCATTTCCTATTAATAAAAACTTAGTATATAGTATTAAGTTATGCAAATTGGAAGACTAATAGtgtgtaaaacatttttaaatttctgttctttaatggACTTTTTATTGTTGAGAAGTGCTATATAACTGAGCTAATTCAATTTAGTAGAGAAGATGGCTCTTTGATTGCAGCTCTCAGATTTTGGGGTTTTATCTTGTCAACGATTTCAGATATTAAATTTCTTTTAGCTTCTGTTGCATTTGCACCTCTAACTGTTGCTGATTATTTAAATTCTCAAGATATATAAATGCAGTTACTTGcatccaattttttttctcttctttccagctAGGAGTTCTCCTCTTTTCACTCTTTCTCTTCCTATGTTTGTAAATTGTCTTGACAATATAAAAACC
This window harbors:
- the SMCO3 gene encoding single-pass membrane and coiled-coil domain-containing protein 3 — its product is MAQSDFLYPENPKRRQEVNRLHQQLLDCLSDSFNVTNKLTEVLNMHLGCRLASIEMKRDGTIKENCDIIIQAIMKIQNELQKVDEALKDKLEPTLYRKLQDIKEKETEKIAIVQKVISVILGEATTAASAVAVKLVGSNVTTGIINKLVTVLAQIGASLLGSIGVAVLGLGIDMIVRAILGAVEKTQLQAAIKSYEKHLVEFKSASEKYNHAITEVTNTVKHQMK